From a single Mycolicibacterium mengxianglii genomic region:
- a CDS encoding molybdopterin-dependent oxidoreductase, producing the protein MVIIALLPSGGVSRADPSLDSELSSGTVRVFGDVVAPVTYTIGELQSMQTQTHTVAFETHYGAERHTYTGTPLEEMLREAHPDQPAERTHPLLTIAVVAHGADGYAATLAWGEVLSSLKPVPAFVAWAEDGALLAQPRLVVPGDLGGARYVRELRGLQVVQLVR; encoded by the coding sequence TTGGTCATCATCGCGCTGCTGCCTTCCGGTGGAGTTTCGCGAGCAGACCCTTCGCTGGATTCAGAGCTGTCGTCTGGAACGGTCCGGGTTTTCGGTGACGTCGTCGCTCCGGTCACCTACACCATCGGTGAGCTGCAGAGTATGCAGACACAGACCCACACAGTCGCTTTCGAGACGCACTACGGAGCGGAGCGCCACACGTACACCGGCACCCCATTGGAAGAGATGCTGCGCGAAGCACATCCGGACCAGCCGGCCGAGAGGACCCACCCCCTGCTGACCATCGCGGTGGTCGCCCACGGCGCTGACGGTTACGCTGCCACCCTTGCGTGGGGTGAAGTGTTGTCATCACTCAAACCCGTCCCTGCATTCGTCGCCTGGGCAGAAGATGGCGCTCTGCTCGCCCAGCCGCGCCTGGTCGTCCCAGGCGATCTCGGTGGTGCGCGTTACGTCAGGGAACTCAGGGGCCTGCAGGTGGTGCAGCTGGTCCGATGA